GTGATGCGCTTGATCACCCCACCCTTGCCGGCGGCATCCCGCCCCTCGAAGATCACCACGACGCGCAGGCCCTGGTGCTTGATCCAGGCCTGCAGCTTGACGAGCTCGACCTGCAGCCGGGCCAGCTCGGCCTCGTATGGCCCTCGGCGGAGCTTGCCCTTCCCGGTGTAGGCCTCGGGGGGCAGCAGGCGGTCCGTCACGTCGGTCATGGCCCGAGCCTCCCCCCTCGTCCGCTCGCGGTCAACGGACCCCGAACGGGCACGGCCCCTCCGCCGCAGGGCGAAGGGGCCGTGGAAGGGGAGTGACGGCTAGCTGGGGAAGGGCGAGGTGGTGAAGGCACCGCCGACGCCGTAGACCTCCAGCGGGGCGCCGTCCTCGTCGATCTCGAGGAACGTCGAGTCGCCGCCGTTGACGTACACGACCGGCCGGATGGTGCCCCCCGGGTTGGGGGTCGGCAGGATCGCGGAGTCGACGCCGTCGATGGTGAAGGTGATCACGCCGTCGACGGGGAAGATGCCCGACGGGTCGCTCGGGTCGTCGTCGCCGGACGGCACGGTGCGGCCCTGCTCCTCCTCGGCGACGTCCTCGCCGTTGACCGACACGATCGTGGCGACGGTCTCCGCACCGGCGGAGTCGGCCAGGCCGTTCGGCTCGTCGTCGTCGCCGACGCCCTCGACGAAGGTGGCTTCGTCGTCGCCCTCGGTGAAGGTGATGTTGTCGCCCGGCACCAGGGTGATGCGATAGGCGGTGTCGTCGTCGAGGCCGGTCACGGTGTAGGTCCGCTCGTCGCCCTCGGCGTCGGTGCCGGTCACGCTGTCGACGTTCACGGTCACCGGGTCGTGGCCCGCGACGTCGAGGTCACCGACGACCGGGTCCAGGGTGAACGCGCCCGAGACGCCGTAGGCCTCGGTCGGCACGCCGTCCTCGTCGACCTCCAGGAAGGTGGACTCGCCGCCGTTGACGTACACGACGGCGTACACGGTGCCGCCGTTGGAGTCCTCCACACCGTCGACGGTGACGGTCAGGGTGCCGTCCTCGGCGGGCTGGTGGGCGGTCGGCTCGGCCGGGTCGTCATCGGTCGCCGGGGTGGTCTTGGCCGGGGTCTCCAGGTCCTCGCCGTTGATGGCGGTGATCAGGGCGATCTCCTCCGACGGGCCCGCGTCGGCCTCGCCGTTGCCCTGCCCGTCGTCCTCTTCGGTGTCGGGGGTCGAGTCGTCGGCGTCCACGAACGTGGCGTCCTCGCCGTCGATGCTGACGTTGTCGGCCACGACCAAGGTCACCCGGTAGTACGCCTCCGGGTCGAGGTCGGTGGCGGTGAAGGTGACGGCGTCGTCGTTGTCACCGGTGCGGTCCTCGTCGATGGCGACCTGGGTGGTGGTCTCCTCCTGCGGGGTCACGGCCAGGTCACCGACCTGCTCGGCGGCGCCGGGGTCGGTCGGGTCGGTGTCGATGGTGACGGTGGTGAGCGTCGCGTCGAGGGCGGTCGCGACGTCGCCGCACAGGGCGGCGGACAGGTCGGTGCCGCAGATGCCGACCAGCCCGGAGTCGGCGACCGCGAAGCCGGCGCCGTCCAGGTAGGTGGTGGTGGCCGGCGAGAGGTCATCGCCGTTGCTCAGCAGGATCGGCGCGTCGGCCAGTCCCGAGTGGGCGGCTGCGGCGAAGGCGTTGACGAAGAAGTCCTCGGCGAAGCCCTCGGTCACGATCACGCGCGGCGCATCGCCGGCGTCGGCCGCGCCACGGGCGGCGGCGATGGCCACGGCGGTCTGGTCACGGGTGTCGCCCTCCGTCCGGTTGACCTCCAGGCCCATGTCGACCAGCGCCTGCTCGACCTCGTCGCTGACGGCGGCGGGCCCGCCGACGATCTCGACGCGTTCGACGTCGCCCTGCTGCAGCAGCAGGGAGGTCTCCAGCGACAGGCTCTCGGTGGCCGTCAGGAGGATCGGGTTGCCGGACGACGCGGCCCATCCGCCGAGGGCGGAGGAGTCGGCGTAGGCGGTGTCGGTGTCGGTGTCGGTGCCGAACGCACGGGAGAGGTAGGCGGTGGTGGTGTCGCTGTTGGCCAGCACGTACTCCGCGATCAGGCTCGCCGTGGCGATACGGGTGGTGCCGCCCATGCGCTGGACGTCGCCGAACCCGGCCTCGTCGAAGGCGTCGGCGACGGCGGGCGGGATGGCGCTCTCGCCACCCAGCAGGATGATCGAGGTGACGCCGAGGCGGGACAGCTCGTCGAACAGGGCCTGCTCGGGGCCGGCGGTCGGGTCGACGAACAGCAGCGGGCGGCCGGTGATGGCGTTGCCCTCGGTGTCGGTGGCGGCGGCCTCGCCGACGCCGGACTGCAGCGAGCCGGACGCCAGCGCGTCGGCGCCGTCGAAGGACGTGGCGATCAGGGCCTGCTCGGCCGAGCCGAACGTCTGGCGGCTGTAGAGGATCGAGGTCTCGACGGGGTCGGACACGTCGTCGGCGACGAGGTCGAGGTCGACGACGGTGCGCTCGTCCTGGGCGCTGGCCGCGGTCAGCGGCAGCAACGCGGTCAGGACCAGCAGGGCGAGGACGCCCGTGATCCGTCGGGAGGTGGCAGAGATTGACATGCGGTGATGCTCCTCTTGCTCGGGGGGTTGTGGCTGGCGGCGCCACGAGGGCGCGCCGGTCCGGCGCCGCTCGTCGATGTGACTGCTGGCCGTGCGCCGTCACAGGAGGAGACGGCCGCCCGGCCCGATCCCGTATGCCCCGACCGGACAGTGCCCGGCCGACACGTAAGGCCGATTCAGATGCGCTGGAGCAGCCGGGAGACGTAGATGGTCTGGGCCAGCAGGGCGACGCAACCGGCGATGATCAACCCGATGCGGATGTCGATCGTCAGCCCGGTGGGGATCACGGCGCCGATGACCCAGGCCACCTGGAAGACCGTCTCGGACTTGGTGAAGGCCCGACCCCGGAGGGACTGGGGGAGGGTGGCCTGCAGCAGGCCGTCGAAGGCGAACTTGGCCGTGCCCCAGGCGTAGCCAGCGGCCAGCGCGAGGAAGATGGCGGCAGGCAGGCCGAAGAACTGCCCGGCGACGAACGCTGCGGCGGCCTCGACGGCCAGCGCCGCGACCACCATCGGCTCCTCCCGGAGGGACCGCTCCAGGCGCGGGGCGGCGAACGAGGCCAGGGCGTAGCCGCCGCCGGCCGCGCCGAGCACGGCACCGAAGTCGGCCAGGGGCGCGTCGACGTCACGGAAGGCGAACGCCAGCACCAGGACGAGGAAGCCGTTCAGCAGGCGGACCACGGCGGTAGCGAACCGGGCCAGCCGCAGCTGGGCGTCGCTGGCCGGCCGGTCCTCGGGCACGTCTTCCTCCGGGGCCTCGTCATCCTCCGGTTCGACCTCGGGTTCCGGCGGCGCGTCGGGGTCCATCGGCACGATCATCTCCGAGGCGATGATCGGACGGCGCGGCGCGGCACCCGTGACGTCGGGAAGGGCCATCGACTGCCACACCGCCACGCCGAACAGGGCGCTGGCTGCGATCAGCACCGGTGCGGGACCGAGCGCGGCGAGCCCGGCGCCGATCGGGGCGATCAGGCCGCCGGCGAACACCCCGACCTGGGCCAGCCGGGCGTTGGCGGTCACCAGCGCCACGGCGTTGGTCAGCGCCATCGGCAGCAGCGCCGACCGGCTGATGCCGTGGACGCGCGAGAGGACCATGAGCACGAAGGCCAGCGGGAACAGCCAGAACGAGTCGGCCTCGAACACCAGGCCGATCGCGGCGATCAGGCGCAGCAGCGACGAGGCGACCAGCGTGAACCGCTCGGCCCCCGGCCGGTCCATGACCCAGCCGAGGACGGGCCCGATCACCGCGAACGGGGCAACCGTGATCAGCAGGTACAGCGCGACGTTGCCGCGGGCCTCGCTGGAGGGCACGGAGAAGAACAGGGTGTTGGCCAGGGCGATGGCGATCAGGGTGTCGCCGGCGGTCGACGCGGCATGGGCGTTGGCCAGCTTGTTGAACGCCGGCCCGCCCGCGGAGAACATGTCCTGGACCCGGGTGACGACGGCCTTGCCGGTCGCCCGTGCGACGCGCCGGCCGGCCTTCTGCTGGCGCTTGGCGCGGTCCTCCTCCGACGGCAGGAGCATGTCGCCGCCGGGTCCGTAGGGGCCGAAGCCGTT
This genomic window from Euzebya rosea contains:
- a CDS encoding MFS transporter, with translation MSSSAPPTGPPWDGSTDGIDPPEGNGFGPYGPGGDMLLPSEEDRAKRQQKAGRRVARATGKAVVTRVQDMFSAGGPAFNKLANAHAASTAGDTLIAIALANTLFFSVPSSEARGNVALYLLITVAPFAVIGPVLGWVMDRPGAERFTLVASSLLRLIAAIGLVFEADSFWLFPLAFVLMVLSRVHGISRSALLPMALTNAVALVTANARLAQVGVFAGGLIAPIGAGLAALGPAPVLIAASALFGVAVWQSMALPDVTGAAPRRPIIASEMIVPMDPDAPPEPEVEPEDDEAPEEDVPEDRPASDAQLRLARFATAVVRLLNGFLVLVLAFAFRDVDAPLADFGAVLGAAGGGYALASFAAPRLERSLREEPMVVAALAVEAAAAFVAGQFFGLPAAIFLALAAGYAWGTAKFAFDGLLQATLPQSLRGRAFTKSETVFQVAWVIGAVIPTGLTIDIRIGLIIAGCVALLAQTIYVSRLLQRI
- a CDS encoding cell wall-binding repeat-containing protein, with the protein product MSISATSRRITGVLALLVLTALLPLTAASAQDERTVVDLDLVADDVSDPVETSILYSRQTFGSAEQALIATSFDGADALASGSLQSGVGEAAATDTEGNAITGRPLLFVDPTAGPEQALFDELSRLGVTSIILLGGESAIPPAVADAFDEAGFGDVQRMGGTTRIATASLIAEYVLANSDTTTAYLSRAFGTDTDTDTAYADSSALGGWAASSGNPILLTATESLSLETSLLLQQGDVERVEIVGGPAAVSDEVEQALVDMGLEVNRTEGDTRDQTAVAIAAARGAADAGDAPRVIVTEGFAEDFFVNAFAAAAHSGLADAPILLSNGDDLSPATTTYLDGAGFAVADSGLVGICGTDLSAALCGDVATALDATLTTVTIDTDPTDPGAAEQVGDLAVTPQEETTTQVAIDEDRTGDNDDAVTFTATDLDPEAYYRVTLVVADNVSIDGEDATFVDADDSTPDTEEDDGQGNGEADAGPSEEIALITAINGEDLETPAKTTPATDDDPAEPTAHQPAEDGTLTVTVDGVEDSNGGTVYAVVYVNGGESTFLEVDEDGVPTEAYGVSGAFTLDPVVGDLDVAGHDPVTVNVDSVTGTDAEGDERTYTVTGLDDDTAYRITLVPGDNITFTEGDDEATFVEGVGDDDEPNGLADSAGAETVATIVSVNGEDVAEEEQGRTVPSGDDDPSDPSGIFPVDGVITFTIDGVDSAILPTPNPGGTIRPVVYVNGGDSTFLEIDEDGAPLEVYGVGGAFTTSPFPS